A stretch of DNA from Micromonospora sp. WMMD1155:
CGAGCACCCGCCGGGAGCGCCGGGGCTGGTACATCTACGACTGGGCGAACTCCGCGTTCCAGACCACAGTGATCACCGTCTTCCTCGGCCCGTTCCTCACCACCGTCGCCGAGGTGGCGGCCGGGTGCGAGTTGGGCGCGGACTCCTGCGACGGTTTCGTGTACCCGCTCGGCATCAAGGTCGCCGCCGGGTCCTACTACCCGTACCTGATCTCGCTGTCGGTGTTCCTCACCGTGTTCGTGCTGCCGGTCATCGGGGCCATCGCGGACCGGTCGGCGCACAAGAAGCGGCTGCTCGGCGGTGCCGCGTTCACCGGTGCCGGCGCCACCATCGCGATGGCCCTCGTCACCGGCGACCGCTACCTGCTCGGCGGGGCGCTCTTCCTGGTCGCCAACATCTCCTTCGGCGCCGCGATCGTGGTCTACAACTCGTTCCTGCCGCAGCTCGGCGGCCCCGACGAACGCGACGGCATCTCCAGCCGGGGTTGGGCGTTGGGCTACCTCGGCGGTGGTCTGCTGCTGGCGCTGAACCTGGTCGCGATCACCCTGCTCGACAAGGGTGACGACCCGCAGCGCACCCTGGACCTGGCCCGCTGGTCGATCGTGTCCGCCGGTGTCTGGTGGGCGCTGTTCACGCTGGTCCCGCTGCGGTGGCTGCGCGAGCGTCCGTCGGCGGCGGCGCTGGCCGGTGGCGGCAACGTGCTCACCGACGGGTTCCGCCAGCTCGGCCGCACCGTCCGCGAGATCAAGGCGTACCCGCTGACGCTGTACTTCCTGCTCGCCTTCCTGGTCTACAACGACGGCATCCAGACCGTCATCACCCTGGCCAGCCAGTACGGCACCGAGGAGCTGCGCCTGGAACAGAGCACCCTGATCATCACGATCCTGCTGGTGCAGTTCCTCGCCTTCGGCGGCGCGTTGAGCCTGGGCGCGCTGGCCCGGCGCGTCGGCGCGTGGAAGACCGTGCTGCTCAGCCTGGTGCTCTGGACTGGTGTGATCATCGCCGCGTTCCGGCTGCCCGCCGAGGCACCGGTGCCGTTCATGGTCCTCGGCGCGGCCATCGGCCTGGTCCTGGGCGGCAGTCAGGCGCTGAGCCGGTCGCTGTTCAGCCAGCTCATCCCCACCGGGAAGGAGGGCGAGTACTACGGCTTCTACGAGATCAGCGACAAGGGCACCAGCTGGCTCGGCCCACTCGCCTTCGGCCTGGTGTTCCAGCTCACCTCCTCCTACCGGGTGGGCCTGGTCTCACTGCTGATCTTCTTCGTGGTCGGTTTCCTGCTCCTCGCCGCCGTACCGATGCGCCGTGCCATCGTCGCCGCCGGCAACACGCCACCGCGGGTGCTCTGAGCACGCATCCCGCACCCGACAGATCAGGGCCGGTCGATCGGCTAGGCTGCCCGACCGTGACTGACGACGCCACCGCCGCCCCGACCTGCCTCGCCCACCCGTTCCCCGGCCAGCCGCACGCTCCGGCCGGGTGCGCGGCGGCGCGCGGGCTGGACGGGCGGCCGGTGCACGCGGCGGCGTTGAAGTTCTTCTGGGGGCCGATGGACTGCGGCAAGTCCACGATGGCGTTGCAGATGAACTACAACCACGCCCGGCAGGGCCGTCGGGGACTGGTCACCACCCGCATCGACCGGTCGCTGGGCCCGCAGGTCACCACCCGCATCGGGCTGGCGCACGAGGCCATCGAGGTCACCGACGACCTGGACCTGCGGGCGCTCGTGCGCGGCCGGTGGGCCGACGGGGTACGCGTGGACTACCTGATCTGCGACGAGGCGTGCTTCTACACCGTGGAGCACGTCGAGCAGATGGCGGAACTGGTCGACAGCTACGACGTCGACGTGTTCGCGTTCGGGCTGGCCACCGACTTCCGGTCCCACCTGTTCCCCGCCACGCAACGCCTGTTCGAGTTGGCCGACGAGGTGGCCCGCATCCAGGTCGAGGTGCTCTGCTGGTGCGGCCGGGAAGGTCTGCTCAACGCCCGCGTCGTCGACGGGCGGGTGGTCCGCGAGGGCGCGCAGGTCGTCATCGGCGACACCGTGGACACCGCTGAGGTGCGCTACCAGGTGCTCTGCCGCCGTCACTACCGCAGCGGCGACCTGGGCCCCCGCGACTGAGACACCGGCCGGCCGGTTCGGAGCGGGTCACCGCTCGGCCCGCTGTGCCCGGGACCGGTCGGCGACGATCACGGCGACCGTCACCACCAACGCCACCGTGGCGCACCCGGCGACCGGAACCCCGAGCCCCACGCAGACCGGCATCAGCGCCAGCAGCACCACCACCGCCGTGATCCGGCTGGTCGGCAGCATCCGCCACAGCAATGCCTGGTACGCGGCGTGCCCCGCGAGGAAAAGCGCCGGGCCGCCCAGGGTGAGCATCACGACGTCCATGGTGGCGGGCGCGCCGGGCTCGCGCAGCAGCCGCTCGTCACCCGCCGAGGTGACGATGACACCGGCGACGATCACGGGATGCAGGAAGTTGAACGCCACCCGGCTCAACGCGCCGGTGCGGTCCCCGGCGTGGGCGATGACCTCCGTCGCGGCCGGGGCTGAGCGGGCGAAGTACACCCACCACAGGGCCACCGACCCGGCGAAGGCGAGCAGGAACGCGCCGGACGTCACCCGGTCGAGGTGCGACGTGAGGGTGGTGCCGGTGACCAGGATCGACTCGCCCAGCGCGATCAGGACGAACGCCGCGCACCGCTCGGCCAGATGTCCGCCCTCCACCATCCACCGCTCGGGGCGGCTACGCCCCCGCCCCGGCAATGGGTAGCCGATCAACAGGCCGAACACGTCGAGCACGACCGCCGACGCCCACAACGCCTCCCGGGCGGCCCCGCCGACCAGGCCGCCGACCACCATCAGCACCGACGTCCCGACTATCCACGGCAGCGACTTCTGAAAGCCGTCGACCAGCCATGGGGTGCCCTGCACCGCCCACAACGCGAATATCGTCCGCCCCACCTGCACGGTCACGTAGACCACCGCGAAGAGCAGGCCGGTCCCGGCGAACGACTGCGGGATCGCCGCCGACAGCAGCAGACTGCCCAGCGCCACCCCGATCAGCATCGCCCGCACCGGACCCCGGTCCGGGTGCAGCCAGTTGGTCAGCCAGGTGGTGTAGACCCAGACGAACCAGACGAGCGCCAGCAACAGCGCGGTACGTCCGCCACCACGCCAGCCCGGGTGTTCGATCAGGTAGTGCGACAGCTGGGT
This window harbors:
- a CDS encoding MFS transporter, with the protein product MAETVTPAVDDTPPPASTRRERRGWYIYDWANSAFQTTVITVFLGPFLTTVAEVAAGCELGADSCDGFVYPLGIKVAAGSYYPYLISLSVFLTVFVLPVIGAIADRSAHKKRLLGGAAFTGAGATIAMALVTGDRYLLGGALFLVANISFGAAIVVYNSFLPQLGGPDERDGISSRGWALGYLGGGLLLALNLVAITLLDKGDDPQRTLDLARWSIVSAGVWWALFTLVPLRWLRERPSAAALAGGGNVLTDGFRQLGRTVREIKAYPLTLYFLLAFLVYNDGIQTVITLASQYGTEELRLEQSTLIITILLVQFLAFGGALSLGALARRVGAWKTVLLSLVLWTGVIIAAFRLPAEAPVPFMVLGAAIGLVLGGSQALSRSLFSQLIPTGKEGEYYGFYEISDKGTSWLGPLAFGLVFQLTSSYRVGLVSLLIFFVVGFLLLAAVPMRRAIVAAGNTPPRVL
- a CDS encoding low temperature requirement protein A, with translation MTPSEPPADSPAHPGLLRMRKGVRPTTSTELFFDLVFIFTITQLSHYLIEHPGWRGGGRTALLLALVWFVWVYTTWLTNWLHPDRGPVRAMLIGVALGSLLLSAAIPQSFAGTGLLFAVVYVTVQVGRTIFALWAVQGTPWLVDGFQKSLPWIVGTSVLMVVGGLVGGAAREALWASAVVLDVFGLLIGYPLPGRGRSRPERWMVEGGHLAERCAAFVLIALGESILVTGTTLTSHLDRVTSGAFLLAFAGSVALWWVYFARSAPAATEVIAHAGDRTGALSRVAFNFLHPVIVAGVIVTSAGDERLLREPGAPATMDVVMLTLGGPALFLAGHAAYQALLWRMLPTSRITAVVVLLALMPVCVGLGVPVAGCATVALVVTVAVIVADRSRAQRAER
- a CDS encoding thymidine kinase, with product MDGRPVHAAALKFFWGPMDCGKSTMALQMNYNHARQGRRGLVTTRIDRSLGPQVTTRIGLAHEAIEVTDDLDLRALVRGRWADGVRVDYLICDEACFYTVEHVEQMAELVDSYDVDVFAFGLATDFRSHLFPATQRLFELADEVARIQVEVLCWCGREGLLNARVVDGRVVREGAQVVIGDTVDTAEVRYQVLCRRHYRSGDLGPRD